A genomic window from Chitinophaga pollutisoli includes:
- a CDS encoding thiamine pyrophosphate-dependent enzyme yields the protein MNMQSQLSFEEFRREVLNDYRLACISREVSLLGRREVLTGKAKFGIFGDGKEVAQIAMSKYFKPGDFRSGYYRDQTWAFATGVANVEQFFSQLYADPDLENDPFSAGRQMNSHFATPNIDADGNWLPLTAQKNTAADMAPTAGQMPRALGLAFASKLFREVPELEGLTHLSHQGNEVCFATIGDASTSEGHFWETVNAAGVLQVPLCIFVWDDGYGISVPRKLQTTKGSISAALEGFRKGEETNGLEIYNVKGWDYAGLCEAFEEGIRKARETHVPVLFHVEEITQPQGHSTSGSHERYKSKDRLAWEKEFDCNTKMRHWLVDNVLADEGSLQEIEAEAKVLAHEGRKRAWEKYIAPIRNQVQELAGICRQIIEEGRADVEFVQQTIQELTANREPLRRDVLKSAAHILFRHPRDFSPAINELQLFYDNQLITEKENYNTLLYATGANSALNVPEVPAQYTDDAPVINGYEVLNKYFDQLFHNNPLVFAFGEDVGKIGDVNQGFAGLQAIHGKTRIADTGIRELTIMGQGIGMALRGLRPIAEIQYLDYLLYGLQPLSDDVASLQYRTRGTQFCPIIVRTRGHRLEGIWHSGSPMGMIINSLRGFYVCVPRNMVQAAGMYNTLLSAHEPAIVIESLNGYRLKEKMPVNIGEFTVPMGVPEILHEGTDITIVSYGSTLRVIEEALQTLAGLGVSCELIDVQTLLPFDTGHSILESLKKTNRILFVDEDVPGGGSAYMFQQVMEQQGGYRWLDVAPRTLSAQAHRPAYGSDGDYFSKPNAEDVVKVVMDMIRE from the coding sequence ATGAATATGCAAAGCCAGTTGTCGTTTGAAGAGTTCCGCAGGGAAGTTTTGAATGATTACAGGCTGGCCTGTATCAGCAGGGAAGTGAGCCTGCTGGGGCGCCGCGAGGTGCTGACCGGCAAGGCCAAATTCGGGATATTTGGCGATGGCAAGGAAGTGGCCCAGATTGCGATGTCCAAGTATTTCAAACCGGGCGATTTCCGTTCGGGTTATTACCGCGATCAGACCTGGGCATTTGCTACCGGAGTCGCCAATGTAGAGCAGTTTTTCTCCCAGCTCTACGCCGATCCGGACCTGGAGAACGATCCGTTTTCCGCCGGCCGCCAGATGAATTCTCATTTCGCTACACCCAATATTGATGCAGACGGTAACTGGCTGCCGCTTACCGCGCAAAAGAACACCGCCGCCGATATGGCGCCCACCGCCGGGCAGATGCCGCGCGCGTTAGGGCTCGCCTTCGCATCCAAACTGTTCCGCGAAGTTCCGGAGCTGGAAGGGCTCACGCATCTCTCGCACCAGGGTAACGAGGTTTGCTTCGCCACCATCGGCGACGCCTCCACCAGCGAAGGCCATTTCTGGGAAACGGTAAATGCCGCCGGCGTACTCCAGGTACCGTTATGTATTTTCGTGTGGGACGATGGCTATGGCATTTCCGTTCCCCGCAAGCTCCAAACCACCAAAGGCTCCATCAGCGCCGCACTGGAAGGCTTCCGCAAGGGAGAGGAAACCAACGGGCTGGAGATTTATAATGTAAAGGGATGGGACTACGCCGGATTGTGCGAAGCCTTTGAAGAAGGTATCCGCAAAGCCCGCGAAACCCACGTGCCCGTGCTCTTCCACGTGGAAGAGATCACCCAGCCCCAGGGCCACTCCACCTCCGGCTCCCACGAACGCTATAAAAGCAAGGACCGGCTGGCATGGGAGAAGGAATTCGACTGCAATACCAAAATGCGTCACTGGCTCGTCGATAACGTCCTGGCCGACGAAGGCTCCCTCCAGGAAATCGAAGCCGAAGCCAAAGTGCTGGCCCATGAAGGCCGTAAACGCGCATGGGAGAAGTATATCGCGCCCATCCGCAACCAGGTGCAGGAACTGGCGGGTATCTGCCGCCAGATCATCGAAGAAGGCCGTGCCGATGTGGAGTTTGTACAACAAACCATCCAGGAGCTGACCGCCAACCGCGAGCCCTTGCGCAGGGATGTCCTTAAATCCGCCGCACACATCCTCTTCCGCCACCCGCGCGATTTCTCGCCCGCCATCAACGAACTGCAACTGTTCTACGACAACCAGCTCATTACCGAAAAAGAAAACTACAACACGCTCCTCTACGCCACCGGCGCCAATTCGGCGCTCAACGTACCGGAAGTGCCCGCACAATATACCGACGACGCTCCCGTGATCAACGGCTATGAAGTGCTCAATAAATACTTCGATCAGCTGTTCCACAACAACCCCCTGGTATTCGCCTTCGGGGAAGATGTGGGCAAGATCGGCGACGTGAACCAGGGCTTTGCCGGCCTCCAGGCCATCCACGGCAAAACCCGGATCGCCGATACCGGCATCCGTGAGCTCACCATTATGGGCCAGGGCATCGGTATGGCGCTGCGCGGCCTTCGCCCCATCGCGGAAATCCAATACCTGGATTACCTGCTGTACGGCCTGCAGCCCCTCAGCGACGATGTGGCTTCCCTGCAATACCGCACCCGCGGCACGCAGTTCTGCCCGATCATCGTCCGCACCCGCGGCCACCGGCTGGAAGGCATCTGGCATTCGGGCAGTCCGATGGGCATGATTATCAACTCCCTGCGCGGTTTCTACGTATGCGTGCCCCGCAACATGGTGCAAGCCGCCGGGATGTACAACACCCTCCTCAGCGCCCATGAGCCCGCCATTGTGATCGAATCACTGAACGGCTATCGCCTGAAAGAGAAAATGCCGGTAAATATCGGGGAATTTACCGTGCCTATGGGCGTTCCGGAGATCCTCCACGAAGGCACCGACATTACCATTGTTTCCTATGGCAGCACCCTGCGCGTGATCGAGGAGGCCTTGCAAACCCTCGCCGGACTGGGTGTTTCCTGCGAGCTGATCGACGTGCAAACGCTCCTGCCTTTCGATACCGGCCATTCCATTCTGGAATCACTGAAAAAAACCAACCGCATCCTGTTCGTGGACGAAGACGTTCCCGGCGGCGGCTCCGCTTACATGTTCCAGCAAGTGATGGAACAACAGGGCGGCTACCGCTGGCTCGACGTGGCGCCCCGCACCCTCTCTGCCCAGGCGCACCGCCCGGCTTATGGGTCCGACGGCGACTATTTCTCCAAACCCAATGCGGAAGACGTCGTAAAAGTTGTCATGGATATGATCAGGGAATAG
- a CDS encoding YebC/PmpR family DNA-binding transcriptional regulator: protein MGRIFEVRKATMFARWDRMAKQFTRIGKEIAMAVKQGGPDPDNNPALRRCFLNAKGVNMPKDRVEAAIKRAMGKDKTDYEEVVYEGYAPHGVAVMVETATDNTTRTVANVRMHFNKEGGSLGNSGSVAFMFNRLGEFKIKNNGQNLEDLELELIDFGLEEIGEDSEGNIIVRATFTEFGNMAKALEEKGMEVIASELKRIPANTVELNEEQAKEVLQLIDRLEQDEDVQQVFHNLK from the coding sequence ATGGGACGTATTTTTGAAGTAAGAAAAGCGACCATGTTCGCCCGTTGGGACCGCATGGCCAAACAATTTACCCGCATCGGCAAGGAAATCGCCATGGCGGTGAAACAAGGCGGTCCGGACCCTGACAACAACCCCGCACTCCGCCGCTGCTTCCTCAACGCCAAAGGCGTAAACATGCCGAAAGACCGTGTGGAAGCTGCCATCAAACGCGCGATGGGGAAAGATAAGACTGATTACGAAGAAGTTGTATACGAAGGATATGCACCTCATGGCGTCGCCGTAATGGTGGAAACCGCTACCGACAACACCACCCGTACCGTTGCCAACGTGCGCATGCACTTCAACAAAGAAGGCGGCAGCCTCGGCAACAGCGGTTCCGTAGCCTTTATGTTCAACCGCCTGGGCGAGTTCAAAATCAAAAACAACGGCCAGAACCTCGAAGACCTCGAACTGGAACTGATTGATTTCGGGCTGGAAGAAATCGGGGAAGACAGCGAAGGCAACATTATCGTACGCGCCACTTTCACCGAATTCGGCAATATGGCCAAAGCGCTGGAAGAAAAAGGCATGGAAGTGATCGCCTCCGAGCTGAAACGCATCCCCGCAAATACCGTGGAGCTCAACGAAGAACAAGCCAAGGAAGTATTGCAGCTGATCGACCGCCTCGAACAGGACGAAGACGTGCAGCAAGTATTCCACAACCTGAAATAA
- the carA gene encoding glutamine-hydrolyzing carbamoyl-phosphate synthase small subunit: MLLLEDGTVFHGKAFGKVGTASGELCFNTGMTGYQEVFTDPSYKGQVLIMNNCYVGNYGTKKEDVESSAVKISGLICKNIASNYSRKMADQSLAQFLEENNLVAIHEVDTRALVAHIRNKGAMNCIISSEILDEQELAKRLKEVPSMEGLALCEAVSTKEPYFVGDPNAEIRIAVLDNGVKRNMLKCLSEKGAYLKVHPTKTTFEECEEFKPHAYFISNGPGDPAPLTYAVETIKKVLAAERPLFGICLGHQLLAMANGIPTYKMHHGHRGLNHPVKNLLTGKSEITTQNHGFAIDAKAVAASENVEVTHINLNDNSVEGIRIKNKPAFSVQYHPESTPGPHDSRYLFDDFFTMIRNHTK, translated from the coding sequence ATGCTGTTGCTCGAAGATGGCACCGTTTTCCACGGAAAAGCGTTCGGTAAAGTGGGTACCGCATCCGGGGAGCTTTGTTTCAATACCGGGATGACCGGCTACCAGGAGGTGTTCACCGACCCTTCCTACAAAGGACAGGTGCTGATCATGAACAACTGCTACGTAGGGAACTACGGCACCAAGAAGGAAGACGTGGAATCCAGCGCTGTGAAAATCAGCGGGCTGATCTGCAAAAACATCGCTTCCAACTATTCCCGCAAAATGGCGGACCAGTCGCTCGCCCAGTTCCTGGAAGAGAATAACCTGGTAGCCATCCATGAGGTAGACACCCGCGCGCTGGTGGCCCACATCCGCAACAAGGGCGCCATGAACTGCATTATCTCCTCCGAGATCCTCGACGAGCAGGAACTGGCCAAACGTTTGAAGGAAGTACCTTCCATGGAAGGTCTCGCCCTTTGCGAGGCGGTTTCCACAAAGGAGCCTTATTTCGTAGGCGACCCCAACGCCGAAATCCGCATCGCGGTGCTCGACAACGGGGTGAAGCGCAACATGCTGAAATGCCTCTCCGAAAAAGGTGCTTACCTGAAAGTGCATCCTACCAAAACCACTTTTGAAGAGTGTGAGGAGTTCAAACCGCATGCTTATTTCATTTCCAATGGTCCTGGCGACCCCGCACCGCTGACGTACGCCGTGGAAACCATTAAAAAAGTATTGGCCGCCGAGCGCCCGCTCTTCGGCATCTGTCTCGGGCACCAGCTGCTGGCTATGGCTAACGGTATCCCGACGTATAAAATGCACCACGGTCACCGCGGCCTGAACCACCCGGTAAAGAACCTGCTGACCGGCAAGAGCGAGATTACGACGCAGAACCACGGTTTCGCGATCGACGCGAAGGCGGTAGCGGCTTCCGAGAACGTGGAAGTAACGCACATCAATCTGAACGACAATTCTGTGGAAGGCATCCGTATCAAGAACAAACCGGCGTTTTCGGTGCAGTATCATCCGGAAAGCACGCCTGGTCCGCACGATTCACGCTACCTGTTCGACGATTTCTTTACGATGATCCGCAACCACACCAAATAA
- a CDS encoding DUF1573 domain-containing protein, protein MKKFVVSLFATLLVTTSLWAQAQNGGGTANAVDAKLKFKKETVDFGKTKLNKPVTVTFEFTNISKEPVLIEAAKPSCGCTTPKWTVEPILPGKAGTITATYNANAAGKPMKTIYLKLKGVDQEKELFLTGTVEN, encoded by the coding sequence ATGAAAAAATTCGTTGTATCCCTATTTGCAACTTTACTGGTTACCACATCACTGTGGGCGCAGGCACAGAACGGAGGCGGAACGGCTAATGCAGTGGACGCCAAACTGAAATTCAAGAAAGAAACGGTGGATTTCGGCAAAACCAAGCTGAACAAACCCGTTACCGTTACTTTCGAATTCACCAATATCTCCAAAGAACCCGTGCTGATCGAAGCCGCCAAGCCCAGCTGCGGCTGCACCACCCCGAAGTGGACAGTAGAGCCCATCCTTCCCGGAAAGGCAGGTACCATCACGGCTACCTACAACGCCAATGCGGCGGGCAAGCCGATGAAAACCATCTACCTGAAGCTAAAGGGAGTTGACCAGGAGAAGGAACTGTTCCTCACCGGAACCGTCGAGAACTAA
- the rplQ gene encoding 50S ribosomal protein L17, whose amino-acid sequence MRHGKKLNKLSRTAAHRKSLMSNLACELIAHKRITTTLAKAKALRVYVEPLLTRGKTDDTHNRRIVFSYLQDKEAIQELFGTVSEKIASRPGGYTRIIKLGKRIGDNAETALIELVDFNEIYGKTAAADKAPAKKTRRAGGKKKAEGEAEAPAAEAPAAE is encoded by the coding sequence ATGCGTCACGGAAAGAAATTGAACAAACTGAGCCGCACAGCCGCTCACCGCAAAAGCCTCATGAGCAACCTGGCTTGCGAACTCATTGCTCACAAACGTATCACCACCACCCTGGCCAAAGCCAAAGCGCTCCGCGTTTACGTTGAGCCCCTGCTGACCCGTGGTAAAACCGACGACACCCACAACCGTCGTATTGTGTTCTCCTACCTGCAGGACAAAGAAGCTATCCAGGAACTGTTCGGTACCGTTAGCGAGAAAATCGCCAGCCGTCCCGGTGGTTACACCCGTATTATCAAGCTCGGCAAACGTATCGGTGACAACGCCGAAACTGCGCTGATCGAACTGGTTGACTTCAACGAAATCTACGGCAAAACTGCCGCTGCAGATAAAGCCCCCGCCAAGAAAACCCGTCGTGCCGGCGGTAAGAAAAAAGCGGAAGGCGAAGCGGAAGCACCCGCTGCTGAAGCTCCTGCTGCCGAGTAG
- a CDS encoding pyridoxal phosphate-dependent aminotransferase codes for MPNISQRGQIMPPSPIRKLVPFAEAAKKKGVTVYHLNIGQPDIETPQPVLDAVRHSDFKILEYSHSAGNESYRRKLTTYYDRFGIQLDHNQIIVTTGGSEAIIFGFMACLDPGDEVIIPEPFYANYNGFAVEAEVKVVPVTSGIESGFALPPIADFEKKITPKTKAILICNPNNPTGYLYSPEELNVLRDICKKYNLYLFSDEAYREFAYDGNTLSALQLEGLEDNVVVFDTISKRYSACGGRIGALVTRNKTLLDSVMKFAQARLSPPSFAQIAAEAAVDLPLDYFDGIKAEYKSRRDLLVKRLNEIPGVFCPNPGGAFYAMAKLPIDDADRFCQWLLEDFSYEQQTVMLSPGTGFYATAGLGKQEVRLAYVLNLSSIDKAMTALTKALEVYPGRS; via the coding sequence ATGCCGAACATCAGTCAGCGCGGCCAGATCATGCCGCCCTCTCCTATCCGCAAACTGGTTCCCTTCGCAGAAGCAGCCAAAAAGAAAGGAGTTACGGTTTACCATCTTAACATCGGCCAGCCCGATATCGAAACGCCGCAGCCCGTGCTCGACGCCGTGCGCCATTCCGACTTCAAAATCCTCGAATACAGCCACAGCGCCGGCAACGAATCCTACCGCCGCAAACTCACCACGTATTACGACCGGTTCGGCATCCAGCTCGACCACAACCAGATCATCGTTACCACCGGCGGCTCCGAAGCCATTATTTTCGGTTTCATGGCCTGCCTCGATCCGGGCGATGAAGTGATCATCCCCGAACCGTTCTACGCCAACTACAATGGCTTCGCCGTAGAAGCGGAAGTGAAAGTAGTGCCCGTCACCTCCGGCATCGAGTCCGGCTTCGCTTTGCCCCCCATTGCTGATTTCGAAAAGAAAATCACGCCCAAAACCAAAGCCATCCTCATTTGCAACCCCAATAACCCCACTGGTTACCTTTATAGCCCGGAGGAACTGAACGTGTTGCGGGATATCTGCAAAAAATATAACCTCTACCTGTTTTCCGACGAAGCATACCGCGAATTCGCGTACGACGGCAATACCCTTTCGGCGTTGCAGCTCGAAGGACTGGAAGACAACGTCGTGGTGTTCGACACCATTTCCAAGCGTTACAGCGCCTGCGGCGGCCGAATCGGCGCCCTGGTGACCCGCAACAAAACACTGCTCGACTCGGTGATGAAATTCGCGCAGGCGCGCCTGAGCCCTCCGAGTTTCGCGCAAATCGCAGCAGAAGCCGCTGTGGATCTGCCCCTGGATTATTTTGACGGCATCAAGGCGGAGTACAAAAGCCGCCGCGACCTGTTGGTAAAGCGCCTGAATGAAATCCCGGGGGTATTTTGCCCCAATCCGGGCGGTGCTTTCTACGCCATGGCGAAACTGCCGATTGACGATGCCGACCGGTTCTGCCAGTGGTTGCTGGAAGATTTCAGCTATGAGCAGCAGACTGTCATGCTGTCTCCAGGTACAGGCTTCTATGCCACGGCTGGTTTAGGCAAGCAGGAAGTACGCCTGGCGTATGTTTTGAACCTGTCCTCCATCGATAAGGCGATGACTGCCCTGACGAAGGCGCTGGAGGTTTACCCGGGCCGCAGCTAA
- a CDS encoding DNA-directed RNA polymerase subunit alpha: MAILNFQKPDKIVLQKSTDFEAQFEFRPLEPGYGVTIGNALRRVLLSSLEGYAIVGIKIEGADHEFATLKGITEDVTEIILNLKQVRFKKIVENEVSSEKIQISIKGKTEFRADMIEKATNSFQIMNPELLICTLDPSAKLDIELTIGKGRGYVPAEENRPKDAVFGYIAIDSVFTPIKNVKYSIENTRVEQKTDYEKLIMEVVTDGTIHPEEAVKQASRILIQHLMIITDENISFDTKDAEKEDVVDEQTLQLRKILKTPLEDLDLSVRAFNCLKAAKINSLSELVQYEQEELMKFRNFGQKSLSEIEQVLGERGLHFGMDLSKLKLDEE, translated from the coding sequence ATGGCAATTCTTAATTTCCAAAAGCCTGACAAGATCGTTTTGCAGAAGTCAACAGACTTTGAAGCTCAATTCGAATTCCGTCCGTTAGAACCGGGTTATGGTGTGACAATTGGTAACGCGCTCCGCCGTGTGCTGTTGTCGTCTTTGGAGGGCTATGCCATTGTGGGTATCAAGATCGAAGGCGCTGATCACGAGTTTGCCACTTTGAAAGGTATCACGGAAGACGTTACTGAAATCATCCTCAACCTGAAACAGGTTCGTTTCAAGAAAATCGTTGAGAATGAAGTTAGCAGCGAGAAAATCCAGATTTCCATCAAAGGCAAAACCGAGTTCCGGGCAGACATGATCGAGAAAGCGACCAACTCTTTCCAGATCATGAACCCCGAACTGCTGATCTGCACCCTGGATCCTTCCGCCAAGCTGGATATCGAACTGACCATCGGCAAAGGCCGCGGTTATGTTCCGGCTGAGGAAAACAGACCCAAAGATGCGGTGTTTGGTTATATCGCGATCGATTCCGTATTCACGCCGATCAAAAACGTGAAATACAGCATCGAGAATACCCGTGTGGAACAAAAGACCGACTACGAGAAACTGATCATGGAAGTGGTGACAGACGGTACTATCCACCCGGAAGAAGCGGTAAAACAAGCTTCCCGCATTCTGATTCAGCATCTGATGATCATCACCGATGAAAACATCAGCTTCGATACGAAAGACGCTGAGAAAGAAGACGTGGTAGACGAACAAACCCTGCAGCTGCGCAAGATCCTGAAAACTCCCCTGGAAGATCTGGATCTCAGCGTACGCGCATTCAACTGCCTGAAAGCGGCGAAAATCAACTCCCTGAGCGAACTGGTACAGTACGAGCAGGAAGAACTGATGAAATTCCGCAACTTCGGTCAGAAATCCCTCAGCGAGATCGAACAGGTGCTGGGCGAAAGAGGCCTGCACTTCGGTATGGACCTGTCCAAATTGAAGCTCGACGAAGAATAG
- a CDS encoding J domain-containing protein, translating to MEYKDYYKILGVDKKASADEIKKAYRKLAVKYHPDKNPDDKLAEEKFKELNEAYEVLGDAEKRKKYDEFGENWKYYEQAGQQQGDFDWNRWRSQQSGGGQYSAEDMFGDGGQFSDFFEHLFGGGFRSRAQQGRARTRRGGDLHASMDIGIEEVYAGGTRQINVNGQKLNLKIKKGMTDGQVLRLKGKGNPGMNGGEAGDLLIEVSIVPGAGFELKGRDVYLEVPVDVYTAVLGGKVQVPVPGSAVQLTIPEGSDSGRLFRLKGKGLPEAEGGGGVPGDFYVRIRITVPQHLTEEEKKLFRKLAKREL from the coding sequence ATGGAATACAAAGACTATTACAAGATACTGGGCGTGGACAAGAAAGCGAGCGCTGACGAAATAAAGAAGGCGTATCGCAAACTGGCGGTCAAGTATCATCCGGACAAAAATCCCGACGACAAGCTCGCCGAGGAGAAGTTCAAGGAGCTGAACGAGGCGTACGAAGTGCTGGGAGATGCGGAGAAAAGGAAGAAGTACGATGAGTTCGGGGAGAACTGGAAATATTATGAACAGGCGGGTCAGCAGCAGGGCGACTTTGACTGGAACCGCTGGCGTTCCCAGCAGAGCGGGGGCGGACAGTACAGTGCGGAGGATATGTTTGGCGACGGCGGTCAATTTTCGGACTTCTTCGAGCATTTGTTCGGTGGCGGTTTCCGCAGCAGGGCGCAGCAGGGCAGGGCGCGCACCCGGCGTGGCGGGGATCTGCATGCATCGATGGATATCGGAATAGAAGAAGTGTACGCCGGCGGGACGCGGCAGATCAATGTGAACGGGCAGAAACTGAACCTGAAGATAAAGAAGGGCATGACCGATGGTCAGGTGTTGCGGTTGAAAGGCAAGGGCAATCCGGGCATGAATGGCGGGGAGGCCGGGGATTTGTTGATTGAAGTGAGCATTGTGCCGGGGGCAGGGTTTGAGCTGAAGGGGCGGGATGTGTACCTCGAGGTGCCGGTAGACGTGTATACGGCGGTGTTGGGGGGCAAGGTGCAGGTGCCGGTACCGGGAAGTGCGGTGCAACTGACGATCCCGGAAGGTTCGGACAGCGGGCGGTTGTTCCGGTTGAAGGGGAAGGGGTTGCCTGAGGCGGAAGGAGGGGGCGGCGTACCAGGGGATTTTTATGTACGGATTCGGATCACGGTGCCGCAGCATCTGACGGAGGAGGAGAAAAAGCTGTTCCGGAAGCTGGCGAAGCGGGAATTGTAA
- a CDS encoding D-2-hydroxyacid dehydrogenase: protein MKIVVLDGYALQPGDLSWSALEALGTVTVHERTAPSDVADRARGANILLTNKSLIPASVIQQLPDLRYIGVMATGYNVVDVAAARAQGITVSNVPAYSSPSVAQLTFALLLELCQGVGLHATSVRNGDWTASPDFSYWKMPLQELAGKTLAIIGFGQIGQSVARIGIAFGMRVIVSHKHPERDKMEGVTFTDQATCFREADAVSLHCPLNEANKEFVNARLLATMKPTAFLINTSRGPLIREADLAEALNNGVIAGAGLDVLSAEPPPAGNPLLSARNCYITPHIAWATREARSRLMEKTVENVKAFLDGNPQNVIGG from the coding sequence ATGAAGATCGTAGTACTGGATGGATATGCCCTGCAGCCCGGAGATCTGTCGTGGAGCGCATTGGAAGCCCTCGGCACTGTAACCGTCCACGAGAGGACGGCCCCCTCCGACGTGGCCGACCGCGCGCGCGGAGCCAACATCCTCCTCACTAACAAATCCCTCATCCCCGCTTCCGTCATACAACAACTGCCGGACCTCCGATATATCGGCGTTATGGCCACCGGTTACAACGTGGTAGACGTGGCCGCCGCCCGCGCACAAGGCATCACCGTTTCCAACGTGCCTGCCTACAGCTCCCCTTCCGTTGCCCAACTCACCTTCGCCCTCCTCCTCGAACTTTGCCAGGGCGTAGGACTGCATGCAACTTCGGTGCGTAACGGCGACTGGACGGCCAGTCCCGACTTCAGCTATTGGAAAATGCCCCTCCAGGAGCTCGCCGGCAAAACGCTGGCTATCATTGGCTTCGGACAGATCGGTCAGTCGGTGGCCCGTATTGGCATTGCCTTCGGCATGCGCGTGATCGTGAGCCACAAGCACCCGGAGCGCGACAAAATGGAAGGCGTCACCTTCACGGATCAGGCCACCTGTTTCCGGGAGGCGGATGCGGTGTCGCTCCATTGCCCGCTCAACGAGGCCAACAAGGAATTCGTGAACGCCAGGCTGCTTGCAACCATGAAACCTACCGCTTTCCTCATCAATACCAGCCGCGGACCCCTCATCCGGGAGGCCGACCTGGCGGAAGCGCTGAATAACGGTGTAATTGCCGGAGCGGGATTGGATGTATTATCGGCCGAGCCTCCTCCGGCAGGCAATCCCTTGCTATCGGCCCGTAATTGCTACATCACCCCACACATTGCCTGGGCAACCCGGGAAGCGCGATCGCGGCTGATGGAGAAAACGGTGGAAAATGTGAAAGCTTTCCTGGACGGGAATCCGCAAAATGTAATCGGCGGTTAG